From a region of the uncultured Desulfatiglans sp. genome:
- a CDS encoding conserved hypothetical protein (Evidence 4 : Unknown function but conserved in other organisms): MPRPRKRRFIQNPPVVTGFLPNSVPPWGRCEVLLTLEGLEALRLSDFEGLDQEAAAAKMNVSRQTFGRILAEARRTVAEALVLGKTLHIDGGDFQLPPHPPGRHRRRGGNG, encoded by the coding sequence ATGCCCCGGCCCAGAAAACGACGATTCATTCAAAATCCCCCCGTTGTGACCGGTTTCCTGCCGAACAGCGTTCCCCCCTGGGGGCGCTGCGAGGTCCTCCTGACGCTCGAAGGGCTCGAAGCCCTCCGCCTGAGCGACTTCGAAGGGCTCGATCAGGAGGCGGCCGCCGCTAAGATGAACGTTTCGCGCCAGACCTTCGGCCGCATCCTGGCCGAAGCCAGGCGGACCGTCGCCGAAGCGCTGGTCCTCGGAAAAACCCTGCACATCGATGGAGGCGATTTTCAACTCCCTCCCCACCCTCCGGGAAGACACCGCCGGAGGGGCGGCAACGGCTGA